A stretch of the Xiphias gladius isolate SHS-SW01 ecotype Sanya breed wild chromosome 21, ASM1685928v1, whole genome shotgun sequence genome encodes the following:
- the LOC120783072 gene encoding SAM pointed domain-containing Ets transcription factor — protein MSNSVGSLSEGTVYEPRSGMTEDSLAILERNRGSGEAWDMGETKPNVETLERGMPGIFLSCFDMLLTEDATWLVKVSEASPTLAAPMTHMEPCEEPEQCPIIDSQEQGLSPGMEGQEEERSLEQVQSMVVGEVLKDIETACKLLNITPDPIEWNMGNVQKWLLWTEHLYRLPHAGKSFQELTGKDLCAMSEEEFRQRSPQCGDTLHAHLDIWKSAAWMKERCSTGDTKATGGEELWSEADSSCSGQPIHLWQFLRELLLKPHNYGRCIRWLNKEKGIFKIEDSAHVARLWGLRKNRPAMNYDKLSRSIRQYYKKGIIRKPDVSQRLVYQFVHPV, from the exons ATGTCAAACTCAGTGGGCAGTTTATCCGAAGGCACAGTTTATGAGCCCCGGAGTGGGATGACGGAGGACTCCCTCGCCATTCTGGAGCGAAACAGGGGCTCTGGAGAGGCCTGGGACATGGGGGAGACCAAACCAAACGTGGAAACTCTGGAGCGTGGCATGCCAGGCATCTTCCTCTCCTGTTTCGACATGCTTCTCACTGAAGATGCAACGTGGCTAGTGAAAGTCTCGGAGGCTTCCCCAACGCTGGCCGCACCCATGACTCACATGGAGCCCTGCGAAGAACCAGAGCAGTGCCCCATCATTGATAGCCAGGAACAGGGACTCTCTCCAGGGATGGAGGGCCAGGAGGAGGAGCGGTCTCTGGAGCAGGTGCAGAGCATGGTGGTGGGAGAGGTGCTGAAGGACATCGAAACAGCCTGCAAACTGCTCAATATCACCCCAG ACCCTATAGAGTGGAACATGGGAAATGTGCAGAAGTGGCTGCTGTGGACCGAACACCTGTACAGGTTGCCCCACGCTGGAAAGTCTTTCCAGGAGCTGACAGGAAAGGACCTTTGTGCCATGAGCGAGGAGGAGTTTCGCCAGCGTTCGCCACAGTGTGGAGACACGCTGCACGCGCACCTGGACATATGGAAGTCAG CTGCCTGGATGAAAGAGAGGTGTTCAACTGGAGATACCAAAGCTACAg GCGGCGAGGAGCTTTGGTCTGAAGCCGATTCGTCCTGTTCGGGTCAGCCTATTCATCTGTGGCAGTTCCTCAGAGAGCTCCTGCTAAAACCTCACAACTATGGACGCTGCATCCGCTGgctcaataaagaaaaag GTATTTTCAAAATCGAAGACTCGGCTCACGTCGCGAGACTGTGGGGACTCAGGAAGAATCGACCTGCTATGAACTATGACAAACTGAGCCGCTCCATACGTCAGTACTACAAGAAGGGCATCATCCGCAAGCCCGACGTGTCTCAGAGACTGGTGTACCAGTTTGTTCACCCAGTATGA